The genomic interval GTCTTTcacgcaagaacaaagcatatcgAAATAGATTTTCATTTTGTGCGTGAAAGGGTAGCACAGAAGCTCTTGGACATCAGGTTCATAAACACCGGTGATCAATTGGCAGATGGGTTCACAAAGCCTATTACGGCATCAAAATTGAAGGAGTTTAGATTCAATCTCAACCTTGTTAGTGGCTGAGATTGAGGGAGGGTGTTAGATAATAGGATATCTTCTGTTGATATGATAGGATCCCATGTATCACGGAATGATCTGTTAAGATCATGCATGTAATCTGCTGTCCATATTCACGTATAAATACATGAGCTGAGAGCCCAGGAAGGGGAATCTCATTCCTGTAATTCTTATATTCTTATCCCTTGTATACAATAAATTTGTTCAGCCAAGGTTAGTCTTTCCAACAAAAAGAGTTCATGCACTTGCTGCTGCTCAACAGCCTATCATGTTTTGGTACTCCACATCATTTGTGTTCTCTATGCTTTAGAATACAGCTGAAAATTTTGAAACAGAAAAAGCATAAGTAGGAGTAGGAACTAACCAAGAAGGCCCAGATGATAAGAGAGTGGTATGTCGCTTTGCTGAATCTTCCTGAGCTGTTCAGGCTTGGTGATCAGACTGTAGTCCTCCCAGCCAGTCATCCCGGAAACAATGTCACCGGCACTAAATCCTGGATGAGTGGAGTCGACCACCCTCCCCACGCCAAACCCTTCAATAGGCTTCACAGATCAAGAAATTGCTCAATCAGCGCACAAATCGTCCACCCCCCACTTCGCAGCTTGCAGCTTGAGCAACTAACCAAAGAGCCCAAGCTCCCCAAAAAAAAACGAGGGAAGCTCACTGATCCAGGCTTGAAGGGCGGGATATAGGAGCCGTGGAAGTCACGCATCCTGCCGCGCATGTACGGGTCGCAGGAGAGGTAGAGGTTCTTCACCAGCACCGCGGGGCCGCCAGCGCCCTCGGGGACGCGCAgctccatggcgccgccgtctaCGAGCTCCATGTCGTCCTCCCTGGGCGCGCGCTCGATGTACCCGCGCAGCACCACCTTCCTGTTCCTCGCCACCGCCTGCCGCTCTTgctccatgccgccgccgccgccgtcgccgtcgccgcacgCCCGGGAGCACGTCGGTTTGGCCCGCCACGTTCTTCTGCCGGGAGTTTCCTGTGCGGATCAAGAAGGATTTTGTGGCTtataataccagccgaacaggcctctCAGGCGCGGTAGGTGGGTAggtgcgcggcgcggcgcggcgcgcgtTTGGACAGCGGAACGGCCCGCGCCTCGGTGTGGCCGTTGGATTCCACTGCATGTTTGGGCAGGACGGTTGCGATGTGTGCTGACTGCTGAGGGACCGTAGGTTGACTGTCAGACAGGCTGCTTGCTATCGTCCATGTGTGTGGTGTGGTGTGTTTTTCTCTATGAGAAAAGTCTATCTCATCTCTTCCAACTATTAAAAAAGTCTAATTTGTCTCTCTAAATTAGAAAACATGCCTTCATAAATTAGAAACCGAATTTTTAGACTTCGCAAACGTTTGAAACTATAAGATTTACCTTTTTGAACGAGACAAACTGAACTTTCTCAGTGGTTAAGGATATCAGATGTACTTTTTCCTTCTTCCCGACGTGCACGACGCCGTGGGCCCACGGTGCACGGCATGGCTCCGTGTTGGGCCGCTAGATAGAGCTGGCCTCGGCAAGGTGTTCCACAGGCTTCGGAAGCACGACGCCACAGCGAGCAATCATATTATGGGCCTGAGTGTAAGTTCATTAAACCGGCCCAAGCTCAGAAAACTTGTGATCCACGAATGGCTCactatttttttcttaaaaaaacgaAAGGCTCACTATTGAGCTGTGTGCCGAAATAATCAGGGAAATTTTGTTGCAGCTAGTGCCATGGTTATTCCAAACATAATTGACCCTGAAACTCTAAAAGCATTAGCTTATTTGGAAGCACTAGCTCTTGCTGAAGATTGTGGTATCCGCAAGCTGTTAGTGGCATCGGATTGTCCAAATGTCGTCAAGAACATCAAAGAGATACCACGTTGCAGTTATATGATGATCCTCCAGGATATTTTCCAGAGGTTAAAGTCTTGTCAATATGTACGGTTCGTACATGAAGGTAGGGAGTACAATAGGGAAGCTCATTGTCTTGCTAAGTATGTACTCTTGGAGAGGGTTGACATGTATGGTTTGGCTCTCCACCTGTATTCCTGGATGTAAACTTTAAATGATAAATATATTCCCTGCCTTCCTTAAAAAAAACATGAAAAATAGCAACTTGCCACCTCCTCTTTACTGTTTTGACTTTTGAGCATGACCTCCTCTTTACTTATTTTGCTTTCTCCATGACTGTTTCTTAGTCCATGTGTTAGCCATACCATGTTCTCTTGAGACATTAAGAAGCATGTGCTGAGTATTGTTTACCTAGTTATTAGATTTCTTACGGTAGAATTATTCACTCCATTTGACATAGGGTGCTCACATTTTCTTAAAATAACATGATTTACTGGCATTACTTTTTTCACATTGAAAGCAAATATATGTTTGCAAGCCTTTCATTTCATTCATCTTACCATACTTCTTATTTCCTCTTACTATATAACCTTGCATCGCGGGCTCTCACCAGTCCTGATGCAGGTAGAGTAGGACACGTGCGTTACAAGCATGGCTTAAAAGGCTTTTCTCGTAGGCAACGTGTCCGTAGACAACGAGCTGTATACAGTGACTTCATCGTCATCTTAAAATCTATTGATTGCAGATGCTCGTAGGGATAGAGTGTGTGTATGTATTCATAGAGATTAGGGGCGAGGCAATGTTATGTGTGGGTGGTGCACTGGCATCAGGCAAAAAACATTATTACTACTAAGTACCTTATTTCGACCATATAAATTAGTTGAAATTGCACATGTTTGTATAGGGTTGTGAAtactgtgtaccaccatagattGTAAGATAGCGTTCGTCCCTGATAGAGATGAGTGTGCATGTATGTAAATGAGTATTTTGCATCTTATGATTTGCAAACATTGGGAGCATAGTTAACACGGCTATCTTTTAGTGGTAAGAGACGTGTGCGTCGAGAATGAAGCGTATGTAGTGACTTCATCAATCTCGAAACCTACCGACTATTAGCACTAGTGGATCCAAACAAGTCCTAAAAGAAAACGTCCTATTACTATATAGAAATTGTTCCACCAATAGTGTAAGGAAGAGCACAAAAGGGGAAAAAACTATTAAGGAAAGGCCTGGTAGTGGAATCAATTAGATTTAGCCCAACCTGAAGAAAACTAATTAAGCAGTACTCATGTGGCATATAACAACCCCTTAGGGCTCATTTGGATGAAGGGTGCCCAAAACCACGTGTGTTTAAGCCCCCAAGGGGTTTTCTCCACTGCACTTGCCACCCCTGTCCCCCCAGGAGACGGAATCTCCTAGTGGGAAAAATTACCAGCTACCATTTGGGAAACATGGGGATACAAATCCCGGACGATAAAAAATATTCAGAATAATCAGAAAACACACAGAATTCAGAAATGATGTTTTCTCAAGCTGAAACTTTTAAGATTATGGAAGTAAAGACAGACATGTCCAGTTCAAGCAAGGAGTAAACATAAAAGCGGCATCATGGAATGCGGCAAATTGGAAATTTCTCAGTGACTGATACGTTCAGTAGCTTTGACACTTCATGAGATGCCTCTTCAAATGTCCTAGATACTCAAACCTGCATCAACGAACATTGTCATTATCACAGATGTAAATATAGGAACTGCAAATACTAATGTTAACTGCACACAAGATCATAGCTAGCAACAGACTATCATATTAAATTGACGTCAATACCTATAATTATTATGGTTACTAGTATCTATCAAGCTTGCTATCGAATGGTAACGGCTTCTAGTCAAATATCATTTGTGAAATTGGTAATGCACTCAAAACATACTGTATAACCAAAAACGGATTCAAGTTTGCATACTTAGGCCCCTTTGAAATGCTAGAGTTTCACGCAATCATACAGTACTCACAGAAAAAATATTGGATTTGTGCAAATGAAAATCTGGTTGACTAACTGAAAAGTTTCCTCAGTTTCTCAATACTAACAAAGAAAAAATCTGGTTCACTATCATTCTTCTTGAGCAATAATTATATCAGCTTTCATTCATACAGGATAACTCAATACTAACAAAGAAAAAATTTGGTGAAATTTAGATTATGAAAAATGTTGCAGCCCCTTAACCATGGTGATTAATTGATTTCTAAATTAATTGTTCCTATCCTAACTTCCATTTTCCAATCTTCCAAGTAACTAGTTAGTTGATTTCTACTCCTATTGTCTTTTGGTTGATTGACCATTGTCTGAGGGTAGGTGAATCTTGCAAGGATTTGCAAAGGATAACTTTTTTAATGAAAAGCTTCCTGCTTTACAGAGTACTATAAAATTAATGAAAAGCTTTCTGCTTTACAGAGTACTGTAAAATTAGGCATTTGGGTTTTCAGTTTAGTCAAAGGCACTGGGCAGAAGGTCAGATTTCATAAATAATTCAATTCACAAAACTCCAACAGTCAATTGCAGCACTAGGCACTGGGCAGAAGGTCAGATTTCATAAATAAATTCTACAACACCATGTACTTCTCACAATACCGTAAAATTCTTACACAAGGGGTAGTACTAGTAAGGTAGGTAGTCACAAGAACAATAAACTTACCTTTAGAGCAATCTCACCCTTGATCCACAATAGGCGAACTCTTGGGTTTGTGaagttgataaaaatttctctgtTCACCTCACACTTCATGACGCTTGTTGCTTGCGCCTTCTCTTCATCTGAGAGCTCTTCCATGGATTCTAGAAGATCCATACACTTCTTGATAGAATAGTCACATTTACTTGTTTCATCTAGTGATTCCACAAAAGTTTTGCTTTGCTTTATCTTGTGGTCCAAATAGCCTTGTAGAACTCCAACAATGCTTCTCTTTTTCCTACTTCCTGATCCTTTTGTCCCGAACAAGCAGAGGAAGCTGGTTCTGCTCCAGTGAGGTCTATAGGTTCACTTGATGCCCTATGATCATCCATACTTGCAGAGAAAGGGTTCATGCTGCTATCTGGAGCATCTATGTCACTAGCGTTGACATGTTGAGTGGAAGACGGTGGGTGCAACTCAAGTGGCTCTGTTGATGTGAAATTTAATTCACCTGTTGCAATGCTTTCTGTTTCATGTGGATAAATAAACTCAAGTCACATGAATGTCCcaaaaatattagcaaaaaaggATAGTAGTAGTAGGACAGGTAAAAAACGCTTTTGCTATCTCAAAACAAATGCTATCTCAAAACAAAAAAATGGCGATGGAATTAAAGACAAAAGAAACATCAAGATCAAATCCAACGAATCATATCTATCACATGACTGCTCGGTAGGAAGATTCTAGCTTCACACACCCAGTCCTCCAGTCTGTTGGGTCAACCACCATGGTAGCTAACTATGCAAATCCTGATTCAGCCCAGTCTAGTATAGTGTAGTACCCGCCACCTCTTCTGGCCAAATTTTAGAGCAACAGTACACTAGTCAACCACTTAACTATAGCAGCAGAATATTCCAAAACAAGAAAAACAGTCCAATAGTGTTTTGCCAGTTATTGAAGTTAACACATTCTACCTTCTCTTAATCTCTCAGTCACATATTCACATCACCTCGAGTCAAGACCACAAAAACAAATGTATCCACAAAGACTA from Miscanthus floridulus cultivar M001 unplaced genomic scaffold, ASM1932011v1 os_2504, whole genome shotgun sequence carries:
- the LOC136535090 gene encoding 2-alkenal reductase (NADP(+)-dependent)-like isoform X3, with translation MEQERQAVARNRKVVLRGYIERAPREDDMELVDGGAMELRVPEGAGGPAVLVKNLYLSCDPYMRGRMRDFHGSYIPPFKPGSPIEGFGVGRVVDSTHPGFSAGDIVSGMTGWEDYSLITKPEQLRKIQQSDIPLSYHLGLLGAEA
- the LOC136535090 gene encoding 2-alkenal reductase (NADP(+)-dependent)-like isoform X2 — its product is MEQERQAVARNRKVVLRGYIERAPREDDMELVDGGAMELRVPEGAGGPAVLVKNLYLSCDPYMRGRMRDFHGSYIPPFKPGSPIEGFGVGRVVDSTHPGFSAGDIVSGMTGWEDYSLITKPEQLRKIQQSDIPLSYHLGLLGTWRTLFR
- the LOC136535090 gene encoding 2-alkenal reductase (NADP(+)-dependent)-like isoform X1, which translates into the protein MEQERQAVARNRKVVLRGYIERAPREDDMELVDGGAMELRVPEGAGGPAVLVKNLYLSCDPYMRGRMRDFHGSYIPPFKPGSPIEGFGVGRVVDSTHPGFSAGDIVSGMTGWEDYSLITKPEQLRKIQQSDIPLSYHLGLLADYMHDLNRSFRDTWDPIISTEDILLSNTLPQSQPLTRLRLNLNSFNFDAVIGFVNPSAN